In a genomic window of Vicia villosa cultivar HV-30 ecotype Madison, WI unplaced genomic scaffold, Vvil1.0 ctg.000534F_1_1, whole genome shotgun sequence:
- the LOC131629179 gene encoding phospholipase A1 PLIP2, chloroplastic-like, with amino-acid sequence METMCLKTGIVPSISISGSLDTRASPSQVSAVGRSAVDKPSRNSIFSRFSFRYPLESLWPGQRSSVSKNKTFSGLSLDDAVMAENGETESVKDEGEEGSVNGGEGKRENWVLKILHVKSVWKGERGNEREGTEDDENNGGGGDEVCDGCAVENDDGEKGEDFEFDRGSFSKMLRRVSLAEARLYAQMSHLGSLAYSIPNIKPGKLLKHYGLRFVTSSLEKKELAAKSEKNPQEVESQEKPEETKEPNNGGYRISATAAYNIAASAASYLHAQTKSILPFKSSNTVAGEGSNEGLNMTDAEVASLMATTDSVTAVVAAKEEAKQAVADDLNSTRSSPCEWFICDDNQSGTRFFVIQGSESLASWQANLLFEPIKFEGLDVLVHRGIYEAAKGIYQQMLPEVHAHLKSRGSRANFRFTGHSLGGSLALLVNLMLFIREEVPISSLLPVITFGAPSIMCGGDTLLDKLGLPRSHVQAIIMHRDIVPRAFSCNYPDHVAKILKAINANFRNHPCLNNQKLLYSPMGELLILQPNEKFSPSHQLLPQGSGLYLLCCPLSEPNDTEKKLHAAQLTFLNTPHPLEILSDRSAYGSGGSIQRDHDMNSYLKTVRSVIRQELNQIRKSMREKRRKVWWPLVLPRRVDTNIVMGKSMVSINIAQRQAPFSGIMKTGKESLKRFSRLIASQHMQLFVLLFFPARMLILGAYSLISLR; translated from the exons ATGGAAACTATGTGTTTAAAAACTGGGATTGTTCCCTCGATCTCCATTTCCGGATCGTTAGATACACGCGCCTCCCCGTCTCAGGTTAGTGCGGTGGGTCGTTCCGCCGTGGATAAACCGTCGCGAAATTCTATATTCTCTAGATTCTCGTTTCGGTACCCTCTGGAGTCGTTATGGCCGGGACAACGGAGTTCTGTGAGTAAGAATAAAACGTTTAGCGGTTTGTCTCTCGATGATGCTGTTATGGCGGAGAATGGAGAGACGGAATCGGTTAAAGATGAGGGGGAGGAAGGAAGCGTGAATGGCGGGGAGGGGAAGAGGGAGAATTGGGTTTTGAAGATTTTGCATGTGAAGTCTGTGTGGAAAGGGGAACGAGGGAATGAGAGGGAAGGAACCGAGGACGATGAGAAcaatggtggtggtggtgatgagGTTTGTGATGGTTGCGCGGTTGAGAATGATGATGGCGAAAAAGGAGAGGATTTTGAATTTGATAGAGGGTCGTTTTCGAAAATGTTGAGGAGGGTGTCTTTGGCTGAGGCTAGATTGTATGCGCAGATGTCACACTTGGGGAGTTTGGCTTATTCTATACCCAATATTAAG CCCGGGAAACTCTTAAAACATTACGGTCTGCGTTTTGTAACTTCATCGCTAGAGAAAAAGGAATTGGCAGCAAAATCTGAGAAAAATCCTCAGGAAGTTGAAAGTCAAGAGAAGCCAGAAGAAACAAAGGAGCCAAATAATGGTGGATATAGGATAAGTGCGACGGCTGCTTATAATATTGCTGCCTCCGCTGCTTCCTATCTGCATGCTCAGACAAAGAGCATACTTCCGTTCAAATCTTCAAATACGGTGGCTGGGGAAGGAAGCAATGAAGGTCTTAACATGACGGACGCAGAGGTGGCATCTTTGATGGCGACTACTGATTCAGTGACTGCAGTGGTTGCAGCAAAAGAGGAAGCAAAGCAAGCTGTTGCAGATGATCTTAACTCAACTCGTTCATCACCTTGTGAATGGTTCATCTGCGATGACAACCAGAGTGGTACAAGATTTTTTGTTATTCAG GGTTCGGAATCATTAGCATCTTGGCAAGCAAATCTACTTTTTGAGCCAATTAAATTTGAG GGTTTGGATGTCCTTGTTCACCGAGGTATTTATGAGGCTGCTAAAGGGATATATCAACAGATGCTGCCGGAAGTTCACGCGCACCTAAAATCTCGAGGCTCTCGTGCAAATTTTCGTTTCACTGGACATTCTCTTGGTGGAAGCTTGGCATTACTTGTAAATCTCATGCTCTTCATAAGAGAAGAAGTACCTATCTCCTCTTTACTCCCGGTGATAACATTTGGTGCCCCTTCTATCATGTGTGGAGGTGACACTCTACTAGACAAGCTCGGTCTTCCGCGAAGTCATGTTCAGGCAATTATAATGCACAGAGACATCGTACCACGGGCATTTTCTTGCAATTACCCCGACCATGTTGCAAAAATCTTAAAGGCTATCAATGCGAACTTTCGGAATCACCCGTGTCTCAACAACCAA AAGCTACTCTATTCACCAATGGGTGAACTATTGATTCTACAACCAAATGAGAAATTTTCACCAAGCCACCAGCTTCTGCCACAAGGCAGTGGCTTATATCTTCTGTGCTGTCCTTTGTCAGAACCTAACGACACGGAGAAGAAGCTCCATGCCGCGCAATTGACGTTCTTGAACACACCTCATCCACTTGAGATATTAAGCGACAGATCCGCATACGGATCTGGAGGAAGCATACAAAGAGATCACGACATGAATTCCTACTTAAAGACTGTGAGAAGCGTGATTCGACAAGAACTTAACCAAATCCGCAAATCAATGCGAGAGAAAAGGCGCAAGGTATGGTGGCCACTCGTACTACCACGACGAGTGGATACCAACATTGTCATGGGGAAGTCTATGGTGTCGATTAATATCGCTCAACGCCAGGCGCCGTTCTCGGGCATAATGAAGACAGGAAAAGAGTCCTTGAAAAGGTTTAGCAGGCTTATTGCATCTCAACACATGCAGTTGTTTGTGCTGCTTTTTTTCCCTGCTAGGATGTTAATCTTAGGTGCATATAGCTTAATTAGCCTTCGATAA
- the LOC131629206 gene encoding transcription initiation factor TFIID subunit 13-like: protein MSNQSAITSSKSKAASTQPSESSSSKRKRGVFQRELQHMMYGFGDDPNPLPESVALMDDIVVEYITELVHKAQDIGSQRGKLSVEDFLYLIRKDMPKLNRCTELLSMNEELKQARKLFEHDEENLRKVFEGDEPAEG from the exons ATGAGCAATCAATCGGCAATAACCTCCTCAAAATCAAAAGCAGCTTCTACACAACcctcagaatcttcatcatccAAGCGcaaaagaggagttttccaaagaGAAT TGCAGCACATGATGTACGGCTTCGGAGATGATCCTAAT CCACTTCCTGAAAGTGTCGCACTTATGGATGACATCGTTGTAGAATATATTACAGAACTG GTGCATAAAGCACAAGATATTGGATCACAGAGGGGGAAGCTATCAGTTGAGGATTTCCTCTATTTGATTCGCAAG GATATGCCAAAACTTAACCGTTGCACAGAGCTGTTGTCTATGAATGAAGAGCTGAAACAAGCAAGAAAACTTTTTGAACACGATGAAGAGAATCTGAGGAAGGTTTTTGAGGGGGATGAACCAGCAGAAGGATGA
- the LOC131629207 gene encoding exocyst complex component SEC15A-like, which produces MDVKAKRRSEVDNGDEGEDLVLATLIANGDDLSPLVRHAFEMGRPEMLLRQLNFVVKKKEAEIEDMCKTHYEEFILAVDELRGVLVDAEELKSELQSDNFKLQQVGTTLLVKLEELLESYSVKKNVTEAIKMSMNCIQVLELCVKCNNHISEAQFYPALKTVDLLEKSYMQSIPARALKLVIEKRIPSIKLHIEKKVCSQVNEWMVLIRSSCKKIGQTAIGRTASVRQRDEEILERQRKVDDLNISVVDDRVYSLDVEEADDDSAMQFDLTPLYRACHIHSCMGILEQFHQYYYKNRLLQLNSDLEISSSQPFVESYQTLLAQIAGYFIVEDKVLRTAGGLLVEDQVETMWETALSKMTSMLDMQFSHMNSATHLLLIKDYVTLVGSTLRKYGYDISPLLDVLDSCRDKYHLLLLADCRRKIIDVIENDSYEQMVIKKETDYEHHVLSFSLQTSDIMPAFPYVAAFSSMVPEACHIVRSFIKGSVDYLSHGVRTSFFDIVRKYLDKLLIEVLNEALQDTINGGNITVSQAMQIAANISVLERACDFFLRHVAQLCGKGISVRSIDKPQAALAAKMLLKTSRDAAYITLLSLVNAKLDDYMKLTDSALWTTEEAKPNGNEYLNEVVFYLDSLMSTAQQILPLDAMYKVGTGALEHVSNIIVAAFLSDSVKRFNANAVMNINSDLMMLEGFADEKFYSSGLGEIYKDSFKSCLIEARQLINLLSSSQPENFMNPVIREKNYYALDYKKVANICDKFKDSADGIFGSLSNKNTKQSAKKKSMDMLKKRLKDFN; this is translated from the coding sequence ATGGATGTGAAAGCAAAAAGGAGAAGTGAGGTAGATAATGGTGATGAAGGAGAGGATTTAGTTCTAGCAACTTTGATTGCCAATGGAGATGATCTTAGTCCTCTTGTTAGGCATGCCTTTGAAATGGGACGGCCCGAGATGCTTCTTCGTCAGCTTAATTTCGTCGTTAAGAAAAAAGAAGCTGAAATCGAAGATATGTGCAAGACTCACTATGAAGAATTCATTCTCGCAGTTGATGAGCTTCGCGGCGTGTTGGTTGATGCTGAAGAGCTAAAGAGTGAACTGCAGAGTGATAATTTCAAGCTGCAGCAAGTTGGAACGACGCTTCTTGTCAAACTTGAGGAGCTTCTTGAATCTTATTCTGTTAAGAAGAATGTGACGGAAGCTATTAAGATGTCGATGAACTGTATTCAGGTGTTGGAGCTTTGTGTTAAGTGTAATAATCATATTTCTGAAGCACAATTCTATCCTGCATTGAAAACTGTTGATTTGCTTGAGAAGAGTTATATGCAGAGTATTCCTGCTAGAGCTCTTAAATTGGTGATAGAGAAGAGGATTCCTTCGATAAAATTGCATATTGAGAAGAAGGTGTGTAGTCAGGTTAATGAATGGATGGTCCTTATACGAAGTTCTTGCAAAAAAATCGGGCAAACAGCGATCGGTCGCACTGCGTCGGTTCGTCAAAGGGACGAAGAAATTCTAGAAAGGCAGAGAAAGGTTGATGATCTAAATATTTCGGTTGTCGATGATAGGGTTTATAGTTTGGATGttgaagaagctgatgatgatTCTGCAATGCAGTTTGACCTTACGCCGCTTTACCGTGCTTGTCATATTCATAGTTGTATGGGGATCCTAGAGCAGTTTCATCAATACTATTATAAGAATAGACTGTTACAGTTGAACTCCGATTTGGAGATATCGTCATCGCAGCCTTTTGTTGAATCGTATCAAACACTTTTAGCGCAGATTGCAGGGTATTTTATTGTCGAGGACAAGGTTCTAAGGACTGCTGGAGGACTACTTGTAGAGGATCAGGTGGAAACAATGTGGGAGACTGCTTTGTCGAAAATGACATCGATGTTGGACATGCAATTCTCGCATATGAACTCTGCCACGCATCTTCTCTTGATTAAGGATTACGTTACACTTGTCGGTTCTACTCTTAGAAAATATGGATATGACATTAGCCCTTTATTAGACGTGCTCGATAGCTGTCGCGACAAATACCACTTGCTTCTTTTGGCAGATTGTAGGCGAAAAATTATCGATgttattgaaaatgactcataTGAGCAAATGGTGATAAAAAAAGAAACTGATTATGAGCATCATGTTCTGTCATTTAGTCTTCAAACTTCTGATATTATGCCCGCTTTTCCTTACGTAGCAGCGTTCTCTTCAATGGTACCTGAAGCTTGTCACATCGTGAGGTCGTTCATCAAAGGCTCCGTTGATTACTTGTCTCATGGTGTAAGAACGAGTTTCTTTGATATTGTGAGGAAGTATTTGGACAAGCTTCTGATTGAAGTGTTAAATGAAGCATTACAGGACACAATAAATGGTGGAAATATCACTGTGTCTCAAGCTATGCAGATTGCTGCAAATATTTCTGTTCTTGAAAGAGCTTGTGATTTTTTCCTTAGGCATGTGGCTCAATTATGTGGAAAAGGTATCTCGGTTCGATCAATTGATAAGCCTCAAGCTGCGTTAGCTGCAAAGATGTTACTGAAAACTTCAAGAGATGCAGCTTATATTACCCTGCTGAGTTTAGTCAACGCAAAATTGGACGATTATATGAAACTAACAGACAGTGCTCTTTGGACTACGGAAGAGGCGAAGCCGAATGGAAATGAGTACTTAAACGAAGTGGTTTTTTACCTTGATTCGCTTATGTCTACGGCGCAACAAATTTTACCCTTGGATGCTATGTACAAAGTCGGAACTGGTGCACTTGAGCATGTTTCCAATATTATTGTTGCTGCTTTTCTTAGCGATAGTGTCAAAAGGTTTAACGCTAACGCAGTTATGAACATTAACAGTGATCTTATGATGTTGGAGGGTTTCGCGGATGAGAAGTTTTATTCCTCTGGATTGGGTGAAATCTACAAGGATAGTTTTAAGAGCTGTTTGATAGAAGCAAGACAGTTAATCAATCTTTTGTCAAGTAGTCAACCTGAGAATTTCATGAATCCTGTCATAAGGGAGAAAAATTACTATGCACTTGATTATAAGAAAGTTGCTAACATTTGTGATAAGTTCAAGGATTCTGCAGATGGTATATTTGGAAGCctttcaaataaaaatacaaagCAAAGTGCtaagaagaaatcaatggatatGCTCAAAAAGAGACTGAAGGATTTCAATTGA